A window of the Janthinobacterium agaricidamnosum NBRC 102515 = DSM 9628 genome harbors these coding sequences:
- the argH gene encoding argininosuccinate lyase produces the protein MTAQLSKKSEAWSARFSEPVSDLVKRYTASVFFDKRLALFDIEGSLAHAEMLHAQGILSAFDYAEIQRGMAQISGEIGAGTFEWLLDLEDVHLNIEKRLTELVGDAGKRLHTGRSRNDQVATDIRLYVRAAIDDITGLLATFRSALLDLAEQHADTIMPGFTHMQVAQPITFGHHMLAYVEMFGRDSERMLDCRKRVNRLPLGAAALAGTTFAIDRERVARTLGFDDVCHNSLDAVSDRDFAIEFCAAAAVVMMHVSRMAEELVIWMSPRIGFIDIADRFCTGSSIMPQKKNPDVPELARGKTGRVYGHLTGLLTLMKGQPLAYNKDNQEDKEPLFDTVDTVVDTLRIFADMAGGITVKPEAMRAAALQGYATATDLADYLVKKGLPFRDAHEAVAHAVRACVDAGCDLADLSLEQLREFSELVGDDVFTVLTLEGSVAARDHVGGTAPRQVRTAIARVRQQLAG, from the coding sequence ATGACAGCACAACTCTCCAAAAAAAGCGAAGCATGGTCGGCGCGGTTTTCCGAGCCTGTTTCGGATCTCGTCAAGCGTTACACCGCCTCGGTCTTTTTCGACAAGCGCCTGGCGCTGTTCGACATCGAAGGCTCGTTGGCGCATGCCGAAATGCTGCACGCGCAAGGCATCCTGAGCGCATTCGACTACGCTGAAATCCAGCGCGGCATGGCCCAGATTTCCGGCGAAATCGGCGCCGGCACATTCGAATGGCTGCTCGACCTGGAAGACGTCCACCTGAATATCGAAAAACGCCTGACCGAGCTGGTCGGCGACGCCGGCAAGCGCCTGCACACCGGCCGCTCGCGCAACGATCAGGTCGCGACCGACATCCGCCTGTACGTGCGCGCCGCGATCGACGACATCACCGGCTTGCTGGCCACCTTCCGTTCGGCGCTGCTGGACCTGGCCGAACAGCACGCCGACACCATCATGCCCGGCTTCACCCACATGCAAGTGGCGCAGCCGATCACGTTCGGCCATCACATGCTGGCCTACGTCGAGATGTTCGGCCGCGACAGCGAACGCATGCTGGACTGCCGCAAGCGCGTCAACCGCCTGCCGCTGGGCGCCGCCGCGCTGGCCGGCACCACCTTCGCTATCGACCGCGAGCGCGTGGCCAGGACGCTGGGCTTCGACGACGTCTGCCACAACTCGCTGGACGCCGTGTCGGACCGCGATTTCGCGATCGAATTCTGCGCCGCCGCCGCCGTCGTCATGATGCACGTGTCGCGCATGGCGGAAGAACTGGTGATCTGGATGAGCCCGCGCATCGGCTTCATCGACATCGCCGACCGCTTCTGCACCGGCTCGTCGATCATGCCGCAAAAGAAAAACCCGGACGTGCCGGAACTGGCGCGCGGCAAGACCGGCCGCGTGTACGGCCACCTGACCGGCCTGCTGACTTTGATGAAAGGCCAGCCGCTGGCCTACAACAAGGATAACCAGGAAGACAAGGAACCGCTGTTCGACACCGTCGACACGGTGGTCGACACCTTGCGCATCTTCGCCGACATGGCCGGCGGCATCACCGTCAAGCCGGAAGCGATGCGCGCCGCCGCGCTGCAAGGCTACGCCACTGCGACCGATCTGGCCGACTACCTGGTCAAGAAAGGCTTGCCGTTCCGCGACGCCCACGAAGCCGTGGCGCACGCCGTGCGCGCCTGCGTCGACGCCGGCTGCGACCTGGCCGACCTGTCGCTGGAACAGTTGCGCGAATTTTCGGAACTGGTCGGCGACGACGTGTTCACCGTGCTGACGCTGGAAGGTTCGGTCGCCGCGCGCGACCACGTCGGCGGCACCGCGCCGCGCCAGGTGCGGACCGCGATCGCCCGCGTGCGCCAGCAGCTGGCCGGGTAA
- a CDS encoding YfcC family protein yields MKKIKLPHTFVLLFAILAMIAMSTWLVPGGKYDTHLVNGKQLVDPATFHYVASQPQGFVALMMAPIKGFVEAALIIGFILIVGGAFAVLQKTEAIDAMIKSVAKAHTSSRFVRVALIPVFVTMFSLGGATFGMNEEAIPFILIFVPLALALGYDTIVGVSIPFVGSQVGFGAAFLNPFNVGIAQGIAGVPVFSGMGYRFVVWVIATALTIAFLMMYAAKVKQHPEKSPTYRLDCEKRREQTLDFSDFHGMTGRHRLVLWMFMATLLTMVFGVIKYQWFIEEIATLFLIMGIVVGLVGRLDSDAIVNAFMQGARDMVGTALVIALARGTMILARDAHIIDTMLHALMPLVASSSPVFAAQKMFAIQSVINFFIHSGSGQAALTMPIMAPLADLVGVSRQTAILAFQFGEFSTPMIPTSGITVGVLALARVPWITWAKWMIPLQLAYLVMSLIMLVPPALTNWQ; encoded by the coding sequence ATGAAAAAAATCAAGCTGCCGCACACCTTCGTCCTGCTGTTCGCGATCCTGGCGATGATCGCGATGTCGACCTGGCTGGTGCCGGGCGGGAAGTACGACACCCACCTGGTCAATGGCAAGCAGCTGGTCGATCCGGCCACTTTCCACTATGTGGCCAGCCAGCCGCAAGGGTTTGTCGCGCTGATGATGGCGCCGATCAAGGGCTTCGTCGAGGCGGCGCTGATCATCGGCTTCATCCTGATCGTCGGCGGCGCCTTCGCGGTGCTGCAAAAAACCGAGGCGATCGATGCGATGATCAAATCGGTGGCCAAGGCGCACACCAGCTCGCGCTTCGTGCGGGTCGCCCTGATCCCGGTGTTCGTCACCATGTTTTCGCTGGGCGGCGCCACCTTTGGCATGAACGAGGAAGCGATCCCGTTCATCCTGATCTTCGTGCCGCTGGCGCTGGCGCTCGGCTACGATACGATTGTCGGCGTGTCGATCCCCTTCGTCGGTTCGCAAGTGGGCTTCGGCGCCGCCTTCCTGAACCCGTTCAACGTCGGCATCGCGCAGGGCATCGCCGGCGTGCCGGTGTTTTCCGGCATGGGCTACCGCTTCGTCGTATGGGTCATCGCCACCGCGCTGACCATCGCATTCCTGATGATGTATGCGGCCAAGGTCAAGCAACACCCTGAGAAAAGCCCGACCTACCGGCTTGACTGTGAAAAACGCCGCGAACAGACGCTGGACTTCAGCGACTTCCACGGCATGACCGGCCGTCACCGGCTGGTGCTGTGGATGTTCATGGCGACCCTGCTGACGATGGTATTCGGCGTCATCAAGTACCAGTGGTTCATCGAGGAAATCGCCACGCTGTTCCTCATCATGGGCATCGTGGTCGGCCTGGTCGGCCGGCTCGATTCGGACGCCATCGTCAACGCCTTCATGCAGGGCGCCAGGGACATGGTCGGCACCGCGCTGGTGATCGCGCTGGCGCGCGGCACCATGATACTGGCGCGCGACGCGCACATCATCGACACCATGCTGCACGCGCTGATGCCGCTGGTGGCGTCGTCCAGCCCGGTGTTCGCGGCGCAAAAGATGTTCGCGATCCAGTCGGTGATCAATTTCTTCATCCATTCCGGCAGCGGCCAGGCGGCGCTGACGATGCCGATCATGGCGCCGCTGGCGGACCTGGTCGGCGTGTCGCGCCAGACCGCGATCCTGGCGTTCCAGTTCGGCGAATTCAGCACGCCGATGATACCGACGTCGGGCATCACCGTCGGCGTGCTGGCGCTGGCGCGGGTACCGTGGATCACCTGGGCCAAGTGGATGATCCCGCTGCAACTGGCTTATCTGGTGATGTCGCTGATAATGCTGGTGCCGCCGGCGCTGACGAATTGGCAGTGA
- a CDS encoding IgA Peptidase M64, producing MRPTTFRFFSGVLLAACGLAHAAQATAPPPAPPPATVRVDYQHSGNALSDQYAMERVVIEPLPWPGDMSRTLDHTNRGNNRVEVVDARTGALLYSRGFNTVFGEWRSTEEANKTSRGFEESVRFPKPDRPVRVRILKRDERNQFSVAWSAEVDTDGPDVIRKQGPAPAKLIPIRVNGPSPDKVDLLILGDGYTKADMPKFEATARRMADHLFTVSPFRERAGDFNVWAMAAPTQESGVSRPSTGLHHASRLGARYDIFGSERYVLTTDNRALRELAQYAPYEFIEILVNNDTYGGGGIFGQFSTAAANNDWANYLFVHEFGHHFAGLADEYYTSPVAYQSSGARPEPWEPNVTALHDPANLKWTDHVKAGTPLPTAWPKAEYEEASRAYQKERAALRQENRPESEMSALFQRDLKQTAELFSRAPHQHQVGAFEGANYEASGYYRPEMQCIMFDRSGQFCSVCQDAISTIIDLYSRPLSR from the coding sequence ATGCGCCCGACCACTTTCCGATTTTTTAGCGGCGTGTTGCTGGCCGCCTGCGGCCTGGCCCATGCGGCACAGGCGACTGCGCCGCCGCCTGCACCGCCGCCGGCGACGGTGCGCGTCGACTACCAGCACAGCGGCAACGCGCTGTCCGACCAGTATGCGATGGAGCGGGTGGTGATCGAACCGCTGCCGTGGCCGGGCGATATGTCGCGCACGCTGGACCACACCAACCGCGGCAACAACCGGGTCGAGGTGGTCGACGCCAGGACCGGCGCGCTGCTGTATTCGCGCGGGTTCAATACCGTCTTCGGCGAATGGCGCAGCACCGAGGAAGCGAACAAGACCAGCCGCGGCTTCGAGGAATCGGTGCGGTTTCCGAAACCGGACCGGCCGGTGCGCGTGCGCATCCTGAAGCGCGACGAGCGCAATCAATTTTCGGTCGCGTGGAGCGCCGAGGTCGATACCGACGGCCCGGACGTGATCCGCAAGCAGGGCCCGGCGCCGGCTAAGTTGATCCCGATCCGCGTCAACGGCCCGTCGCCGGACAAGGTCGACTTGCTGATACTCGGCGACGGCTACACCAAGGCCGACATGCCGAAATTCGAGGCCACCGCGCGCCGCATGGCCGACCATTTGTTTACCGTATCGCCATTCCGCGAACGGGCCGGCGATTTCAATGTGTGGGCAATGGCGGCGCCGACCCAGGAATCGGGCGTGTCGCGGCCATCGACCGGTCTGCACCACGCCTCGCGGCTGGGTGCGCGCTACGACATCTTCGGCAGCGAACGCTATGTGCTGACCACCGACAATCGCGCGCTGCGCGAACTGGCGCAATACGCGCCGTATGAATTCATCGAAATCCTGGTCAATAACGACACCTACGGCGGCGGCGGCATCTTCGGCCAGTTCAGCACGGCGGCGGCGAATAACGACTGGGCCAACTACCTGTTCGTGCATGAATTCGGCCACCATTTCGCCGGCCTGGCCGACGAGTACTACACCTCGCCGGTGGCGTATCAGTCGAGCGGCGCGCGTCCGGAACCGTGGGAGCCGAACGTCACCGCGCTGCACGATCCGGCGAATTTGAAATGGACGGACCACGTCAAGGCCGGCACGCCGCTGCCGACCGCATGGCCGAAGGCGGAGTATGAAGAAGCTTCGCGCGCATACCAGAAAGAGCGCGCCGCGCTGCGCCAGGAAAACCGTCCCGAATCGGAAATGAGCGCCTTGTTCCAGCGCGACTTGAAACAGACTGCGGAACTGTTTTCGCGCGCGCCGCACCAGCATCAGGTGGGCGCGTTCGAAGGCGCCAACTACGAAGCCAGCGGGTATTACCGGCCCGAGATGCAATGCATCATGTTCGACCGCAGCGGCCAATTCTGCTCGGTGTGCCAGGACGCGATCAGCACCATCATTGACTTGTATTCGCGGCCTTTAAGCCGGTAA
- a CDS encoding TonB-dependent receptor — MLSRSIRVALGLGAAVALLGHEAAAQSSDSATAAVNMPRVEITGSAIKRVESETALPVQVITRADIEKAGVTTAAELMARVSANVGGLTDGASINVGGDQRGFNSANLRGIGTSSTLVLLNGRRMANFASPGDDAGVDLNNIPAAALQRVEVLLDGASALYGTDAIGGVINFITRKDFQGVELNAYGSGTQEGGAGKRTATISAGTGDLSRDGYNVFAVLDTQSTGSLSTSQRKFIPNLHIPERLGHLLSSYTSPANIRLSSDQRDYLQSIGFQINGKPITNRQINLSVPGCSGPANLYLPAGTGGVDGCTYNYMGDTELYPESSKQNLLTRGVLQLSPEHQLYAEVALSSSRTNYVGSAARVTASIDYSKVPQLANSGLDSTGDSELQLRMRLGEAGRRTSELTSESQRYVVGLSGVAGGWDYDIGLNHSVNTIKDKDTHGYVLKDQLLQGIADGLINPFGPSGPQGRALLDSIQVNDDVRHARGSMDSLDFKVSRGLMALGGGDLALALGGELRRERTAFTPSALLMSDNINNDDAPEGGAGTSDSRNVAAVYGELLLPFSKQWQAQLSGRYDRYQAIGGALSPKIGVTYTPARDVLLRASAGKGFRAPSMSDLHRPTVYGQSATLPDPVYCATVNNNYADCANNWDTRRYSNANLKPERSRQFSLGAVLEGSPYWSTSLDYWNIRRTDLISEIGDDIILANLDKYGSLVHRNRDNEIDYIELRKENRGAQLASGLDLTLDLHSPTTGWGRFGAHVNGTYVLDSKIQTSAGDAYISNLNQFVTDSVVQRWRHTITLDWDRGAYSASLSNTFSSGYQDQNSAINLDDGSVVAANQVKAYSIWDMSGAYAVNQHFKLRAGIQNLFNTSPPYSNQAYYFISGYDPSYTDPRGRRFYASANYVFK; from the coding sequence ATGCTGAGCCGCTCGATACGCGTTGCGCTCGGCTTGGGCGCCGCCGTCGCGCTGCTCGGACACGAGGCGGCCGCGCAGTCGTCCGATTCAGCCACGGCCGCGGTCAACATGCCGCGCGTCGAAATCACCGGTTCGGCGATCAAGCGGGTCGAATCCGAAACCGCGCTGCCGGTGCAGGTCATCACCCGCGCCGATATCGAGAAAGCCGGCGTCACCACCGCCGCCGAATTGATGGCGCGCGTGTCGGCCAACGTCGGCGGCCTGACCGACGGCGCCAGCATCAATGTCGGCGGCGACCAGCGCGGCTTCAACAGCGCCAACCTGCGCGGCATCGGCACCTCGTCGACGCTGGTGCTGCTGAACGGCCGGCGCATGGCCAACTTCGCGTCGCCGGGCGACGATGCCGGGGTCGACTTGAACAATATCCCGGCCGCCGCATTGCAGCGCGTCGAAGTGCTGCTCGACGGCGCGTCGGCGCTGTACGGCACCGACGCCATCGGCGGCGTGATCAACTTCATTACGCGCAAGGACTTCCAGGGCGTCGAATTGAACGCCTATGGCAGCGGCACGCAAGAGGGCGGGGCCGGCAAGCGCACCGCGACCATCAGCGCCGGCACCGGCGATTTGTCGCGCGACGGCTATAACGTGTTTGCGGTACTCGACACCCAAAGCACCGGCAGTCTCAGCACGTCGCAGCGCAAGTTCATCCCGAACCTGCACATTCCGGAACGCCTCGGCCATTTGCTGTCGAGTTATACCAGCCCGGCGAATATCCGCCTCAGCAGCGACCAGCGCGATTATTTGCAAAGCATCGGCTTCCAGATCAACGGCAAGCCGATCACCAACCGCCAGATCAACCTGTCGGTGCCGGGCTGCAGCGGACCGGCGAATCTCTATCTGCCGGCCGGCACCGGCGGCGTCGATGGCTGCACCTACAATTACATGGGCGACACCGAGCTGTATCCGGAATCGAGCAAGCAGAATTTGCTGACGCGTGGCGTGCTGCAATTGAGCCCCGAGCATCAGCTGTATGCCGAAGTGGCGCTGAGCAGTTCGCGTACCAATTATGTCGGTTCGGCGGCGCGGGTAACCGCCAGCATCGATTACAGCAAGGTGCCGCAACTGGCCAACAGCGGTCTCGACAGCACCGGCGACAGCGAGCTGCAACTGCGCATGCGCCTTGGCGAAGCGGGCCGCCGCACCAGCGAACTGACCAGCGAAAGCCAGCGCTACGTGGTCGGCCTGAGCGGCGTCGCCGGCGGCTGGGATTACGACATCGGCTTGAACCACAGCGTCAACACCATCAAGGACAAGGATACCCACGGCTACGTATTGAAGGACCAACTGCTGCAAGGGATCGCCGATGGCTTGATCAATCCTTTCGGCCCGTCCGGTCCGCAAGGCCGCGCGCTGCTCGACAGTATCCAGGTCAACGACGATGTGCGCCACGCGCGCGGCAGCATGGACTCGCTCGACTTCAAGGTGTCGCGCGGCTTGATGGCGCTGGGCGGCGGCGACCTGGCGCTGGCGCTCGGCGGGGAGCTGCGCCGCGAGCGCACCGCCTTCACGCCGTCGGCGCTGCTGATGAGCGATAACATCAATAACGACGATGCGCCGGAAGGCGGCGCCGGCACCAGCGACAGCCGCAATGTGGCGGCGGTATATGGTGAATTGCTGCTGCCGTTCAGCAAGCAGTGGCAAGCGCAATTGTCCGGCCGCTACGACCGTTATCAAGCCATCGGCGGCGCGCTGAGCCCGAAAATCGGCGTTACCTATACGCCGGCCAGGGACGTGCTGCTGCGCGCATCGGCCGGCAAGGGTTTCCGCGCGCCATCGATGTCGGACTTGCACCGGCCGACCGTGTACGGCCAGAGCGCGACCCTGCCCGATCCGGTGTATTGCGCGACGGTCAATAATAATTACGCCGATTGCGCCAACAACTGGGATACCCGGCGTTACAGCAACGCCAATTTGAAACCGGAGCGCAGCCGCCAATTCTCGCTGGGCGCGGTGCTCGAGGGCAGCCCGTACTGGAGCACCAGCCTGGATTACTGGAACATCAGGCGCACCGACTTGATCAGCGAAATCGGCGACGACATAATCCTGGCCAATCTCGACAAGTACGGCAGCCTGGTGCACCGCAATCGCGACAACGAGATCGACTACATCGAACTGCGCAAGGAAAATCGCGGCGCGCAACTGGCGTCCGGCCTCGACCTGACGCTCGACCTGCACAGCCCGACCACCGGGTGGGGACGTTTCGGCGCGCATGTCAACGGCACCTATGTGCTGGACTCGAAAATCCAGACCAGCGCCGGCGACGCCTATATCAGCAACCTGAATCAATTCGTCACCGACAGCGTGGTGCAGCGCTGGCGCCACACCATCACGCTGGACTGGGACCGCGGCGCCTATTCGGCCAGCCTGTCGAATACCTTCTCGAGCGGCTACCAGGACCAGAACTCGGCCATCAATCTCGACGACGGCAGCGTGGTGGCGGCCAACCAGGTCAAGGCGTATTCGATCTGGGACATGTCCGGCGCCTATGCGGTGAACCAGCACTTCAAGCTGCGGGCAGGCATCCAGAACTTGTTCAATACCAGCCCGCCCTACTCGAATCAAGCTTATTATTTCATTTCAGGCTACGATCCGAGCTACACCGATCCGCGCGGCCGGCGCTTCTATGCGTCGGCCAATTACGTCTTTAAGTAA
- a CDS encoding GNAT family N-acetyltransferase encodes MIAFYLTPVTLPAMPDFTISSDPAELDVPAIHHFLSTQSTWAINIPLATVTRAIDHSLCFGGYFDGRQVAFARVVTDYATFANLVDVFVLPEYRGRGYSKLLMAAVFGHPQLQGLRRFTLATFDAHGLYAQFGFAPPQRPELLMERYFPHLYID; translated from the coding sequence ATGATTGCGTTTTATTTAACGCCTGTCACACTGCCCGCCATGCCCGACTTCACCATCAGTAGCGATCCAGCGGAACTCGACGTTCCCGCCATCCACCATTTTTTGAGTACCCAATCGACCTGGGCGATCAACATCCCGCTCGCCACCGTCACGCGTGCGATCGACCATTCGCTGTGTTTCGGCGGCTACTTCGATGGACGCCAGGTCGCGTTCGCCCGCGTGGTCACCGACTATGCCACCTTCGCCAACTTGGTAGATGTGTTCGTGCTGCCGGAATATCGCGGCCGCGGCTACAGCAAGCTGCTGATGGCCGCCGTGTTCGGCCACCCGCAATTGCAGGGCTTGCGCCGCTTCACACTGGCCACTTTCGATGCGCACGGCTTGTACGCGCAATTCGGTTTTGCGCCGCCGCAGCGCCCCGAACTGCTGATGGAGCGCTATTTCCCGCATCTTTACATCGATTGA
- a CDS encoding cyanophycinase → MKASGISLQRVAAAWLFALLGVCLQAAAAPAPAVPSFGAAPRGTLVIIGGGLRADNAEVWQRIVKLSGGKGARIAVLASASINPEKSGASIVGKLNQYGADAFFVPLGVKLAGSDYRKAAEDPAVVAQIRSASGIYFAGGDQGRITQALVRTDGSRTAALDAIWSVYRGGGVIAGSSAGAAIMSTTMFYDAKPVLDMLKMGITEGREIAPGLGFIGSDVFVDQHLLVRGRFARMIPVMLKKGYHIGLGIDENSAMIVDAGRDVEVIGYSGALLIDLSDALTDRGIKNFNISNAAISYLDRGDKFNLITRIFTPSPDKADNKLDPNQPDMREPVFTNDILGNNAVLDLMGNLIDNAQQEAIGIAFGNPRDPYPDLGFEFRFSKTVNSVGYSSTEAEAYSVLKLRLDIRPIQLRQPLYRYK, encoded by the coding sequence ATGAAAGCATCTGGAATATCGCTACAACGAGTTGCTGCGGCGTGGCTGTTTGCGCTGCTGGGAGTGTGCCTGCAAGCGGCGGCCGCGCCGGCGCCGGCGGTGCCGTCGTTCGGCGCGGCGCCGCGCGGCACGCTGGTGATCATCGGCGGCGGCCTGCGCGCCGATAACGCCGAAGTGTGGCAGCGCATCGTCAAGCTGTCGGGCGGCAAGGGGGCGCGCATCGCGGTGCTGGCGTCGGCCTCGATCAACCCCGAAAAATCCGGCGCCAGCATCGTCGGCAAATTGAACCAGTACGGCGCCGACGCGTTCTTCGTGCCGCTCGGCGTCAAGCTGGCCGGCAGCGATTACCGCAAGGCGGCCGAAGACCCGGCCGTGGTGGCGCAAATCCGTTCCGCCAGCGGGATTTATTTCGCCGGCGGCGACCAGGGCCGCATCACCCAGGCGCTGGTGCGTACGGACGGCAGCCGCACCGCCGCGCTCGACGCGATCTGGTCGGTGTACCGGGGCGGCGGCGTGATCGCCGGTTCCAGCGCCGGCGCGGCGATCATGAGCACCACGATGTTCTACGACGCCAAGCCGGTGCTGGACATGCTCAAGATGGGCATCACCGAAGGCAGGGAAATCGCACCGGGCCTGGGTTTCATCGGCAGCGACGTGTTCGTCGACCAGCACTTGCTGGTACGCGGCCGCTTTGCGCGGATGATCCCGGTGATGCTGAAAAAGGGTTATCACATCGGCCTCGGCATCGATGAAAACAGCGCCATGATCGTCGACGCCGGGCGCGACGTCGAAGTGATCGGCTACAGCGGCGCCTTGCTGATCGACCTGTCCGACGCGCTGACCGACCGCGGCATCAAGAACTTCAATATCAGCAACGCGGCGATCAGCTACCTGGACCGGGGCGACAAATTCAACCTGATCACGCGCATCTTCACGCCGTCGCCGGACAAGGCCGACAACAAGCTCGACCCGAACCAGCCGGACATGCGCGAACCGGTGTTCACCAACGATATCCTCGGCAATAATGCGGTGCTCGACCTGATGGGCAACCTGATCGACAATGCCCAGCAAGAAGCGATCGGCATCGCCTTCGGCAATCCGCGCGACCCGTATCCCGACCTGGGCTTCGAGTTCAGGTTCAGCAAGACCGTCAACAGCGTCGGTTACAGCTCGACCGAGGCGGAAGCGTATTCGGTGCTCAAGCTGCGGCTCGACATCCGCCCGATCCAGCTGCGCCAGCCCTTGTACCGCTACAAATAG
- a CDS encoding succinylglutamate desuccinylase/aspartoacylase family protein, whose product MQAHTHPVSAPHASAAYQLTSLHFGVPGSGKKVYIQAALHADEVPGMLVAQFLRRRLLELEADGKIAGEIILVPAANPIGLAQAIHGAPFGRFDLSTGINFNRAYRHVANELKTTLAGELGADAQHNVAAIRRHARRAIADWAPQTDAEALKKILMGLAIDADIVLDLHCDNEAVLHLYAGTPLADAVAPLSALLGAHAVLLEREAGGEPFDEACSRLWWDLDAHFDGRYPIPAACLSVTVELRGEMEVGYPLAQQDAQGLLRFLALNGVLKIDAGALPEALCEATPLAGVEPIIAPHSGILVYTRTLGERLRAGDALADLIDPVGGAVTALRCSVDGVFFGRSAHRHVLRGMNVGKVAGATAFRAGSLLSQ is encoded by the coding sequence ATGCAAGCACACACTCATCCGGTCTCCGCGCCGCACGCCAGCGCGGCTTATCAACTCACCAGTCTTCATTTTGGCGTGCCGGGCAGCGGCAAGAAGGTGTACATCCAGGCCGCGCTGCACGCCGATGAAGTGCCGGGCATGCTGGTGGCGCAATTCCTGCGCCGCCGCTTGCTGGAGCTGGAAGCGGACGGCAAGATCGCCGGTGAAATCATCCTGGTGCCGGCCGCCAATCCGATCGGCCTGGCGCAGGCGATCCACGGCGCGCCGTTCGGCCGTTTCGACCTGAGCACCGGCATCAACTTCAACCGCGCCTACCGCCACGTCGCCAATGAATTAAAGACCACGCTGGCCGGTGAGCTCGGCGCCGATGCGCAACACAATGTCGCCGCCATCCGGCGCCATGCACGCCGCGCGATCGCCGACTGGGCACCGCAAACCGACGCCGAAGCGCTGAAAAAAATCCTGATGGGCCTGGCCATCGACGCCGACATCGTGCTCGACCTGCATTGCGATAACGAGGCGGTGCTGCATCTGTATGCCGGCACGCCGCTGGCCGACGCGGTCGCGCCATTGTCGGCGCTGCTGGGCGCGCACGCGGTGCTGCTGGAGCGGGAAGCCGGCGGGGAACCGTTCGACGAAGCGTGCAGCCGCTTGTGGTGGGATCTCGATGCGCATTTCGACGGCCGTTATCCGATTCCGGCCGCGTGCCTGTCGGTCACCGTCGAACTGCGCGGCGAAATGGAAGTCGGCTATCCACTGGCGCAACAGGATGCGCAAGGCCTGCTGCGCTTCCTGGCGCTCAACGGCGTGCTGAAGATCGACGCCGGCGCGCTGCCTGAGGCATTATGCGAGGCGACGCCGCTGGCCGGCGTGGAGCCGATCATCGCGCCGCACTCGGGCATACTGGTGTACACCCGGACGCTCGGCGAACGGCTGCGGGCCGGCGATGCGCTGGCCGACCTGATCGATCCGGTCGGCGGCGCCGTCACCGCGCTGCGCTGCAGCGTGGACGGGGTGTTCTTTGGCCGCAGCGCGCATCGCCACGTGTTGCGCGGCATGAACGTCGGCAAGGTCGCCGGCGCCACGGCCTTCCGCGCCGGCTCGCTGCTGAGCCAATAA